One stretch of Sander vitreus isolate 19-12246 chromosome 16, sanVit1, whole genome shotgun sequence DNA includes these proteins:
- the rc3h2 gene encoding roquin-2 isoform X2, protein MPVQAAQWTEFLSCPICYNEFDSSGHQPISLGCSHTVCKTCLHKLHRKACPFDQTPISTDIDLLPVNCALLQLVGAQVPDKQPVSLSSAAEVENYEVCKVCVEELALYLKPISGAKGVANLSPSVLSRPMQRKLVTLVNCQLVEEEGRVRAVRAGRSLGERTVTELILQHQNPQQLSANLWAAVRARGCQFLGPAMQEDALKLVLLALEDGSALSRKVLVLFVVQKLEARFPQASKTSIGHVVQLLYRASCFKVTKRDEDSSLMQLKEEFRTYEALRREHDAQIVHIAMEAGLRISPEQWSSLLYGDLVHKSHMQSIIDKLQSPESFAKSVQELTIVLQRTGDPANLTSLRPHLELLANIDHNPDSVIDLCADAPAPSWEELESVMLAVKLVVHGLVEFIQNFSKKSHDAPQPQANSKYKTSMCRDLRQQGGCPRGTNCTFAHTQDELEKFRLRNKKSSSVGRAFPLAPGVMGKTFTMEGSIHSDVSAGMGQGLKGTGENTDSLTEGMPGLTHPQLISRGADMMEEMNRAVPNGSNDAKGSNGLSTRNSSGSTEQKTISPPRTPVSHSSASSPLTTVGRGDGGTLMPKHGQFMLRAPHPSQASELYYQEPHSAYESPHYQPTCSYYQSTLHPPHKPCMARFLRSTNVPESSLPPSIGPPSSSYPSDPQAPHPPSSSSSVYPPHPPRDRMGPTAFHHHPGQPQYGPLAPAHGVYAPLYDSRRVWRPQLYHREDARSNSLPPEVLHSSVYQPPLRERFNSLDSNYCSGAEHRAGLHRDYGRVPLGYEDLFRRKQEQWAHHHHHHNANRPSQSSPIFTIDFGTERVEGSGGQCVGCRFRGEESLAHYSPWSCGTIGPCLGSFEPETLAHTSAHSCSEHSESDSNEAGGGVGGGGGGSSSGVGKRWLQSLDHYRRLKDEDPIIPFSEGPIISKWGAISRASRTGYHTTEPIQATACQGSANTTPINFKDYNHHLDHSDYRWSSRGSDSSSHSSFLESEQLCASELHCCRTSISSGEKIVSDLQVCQTAYSRDRGQAESEPDPDRDIELELCALDLEDSDPQDIKSPESLDLATPQSQDASHLRPPPCSSPLLSSPVEEQPQTEGSSTEKMDAHLLKKMAFRKSLSPGGLVSGGLGVGKLVLRTGPPRLGDTSTRACPKMPGTEMLLNGS, encoded by the exons ATGCCAGTGCAGGCGGCCCAGTGGACAGAGTTCCTGTCCTGTCCCATCTGCTACAATGAGTTTGACAGCAGCGGCCACCAGCCCATCAGCCTGGGCTGCTCCCACACGGTGTGTAAGACCTGCCTACACAAACTGCACCGCAAGGCCTGCCCCTTTGATCAGACGCCAATCAGCACCGATATCGACCTGCTGCCAGTCAACTGTGCCCTGCTGCAGCTGGTTGGTGCTCAG GTCCCAGATAAGCAGCCGGTGAGCCTGAGCAGTGCAGCAGAAGTTGAGAACTACGAGGTGTGCAAGGTGTGCGTGGAAGAGCTGGCTCTCTACCTAAAACCTATCAGCGGAGCaaaag GTGTGGCGAATCTGAGTCCGAGCGTGCTCAGCCGGCCAATGCAGAGGAAGCTGGTGACCTTGGTGAACTGCCagctggtggaggaggagggccGTGTGCGGGCAGTGCGGGCAGGCCGGTCGCTGGGGGAACGAACCGTAACCGAGCTCATCCTGCAACACCAGAACCCCCAGCAGCTCTCTGCCAACCTCTGGGCAGCAGTGAGGGCACGGGGCTGCCAGTTCCTGGGACCTG CTATGCAAGAAGATGCTCTGAAGCTAGTTTTACTGGCTCTGGAGGACGGCTCAGCTTTATCCAGGAAGGTGTTGGTATTGTTTGTAGTCCAAAAACTTGAGGCTCGGTTCCCCCAGGCCTCCAAAACCAGCATAGGGCACGTGGTGCAGCTTCTCTACAGGGCTTCCTGCTTCAAG GTGACTAAGCGTGATGAAGACTCCTCACTGATGCAGCTGAAAGAAGAGTTTCGAACATACGAGGCTCTCCGGAGAGAACATGACGCACAGATCGTCCACATCGCCATGGAGGCGGGCCTACGAATTTCACCTGAGCAGTGGTCTTCTCTGCTGTACGGAGATCTGGTCCACAAGTCACATATGCAGTCCATTATTGACAAG TTGCAGTCTCCAGAGTCGTTTGCAAAGAGCGTTCAGGAGCTGACGATTGTTTTGCAGAGGACGGGAGACCCAGCCAACCTTACCAGCCTTAGACCACACCTAGAGCTACTAGCCAACATAGACCACAACCCAG ACTCTGTTATTGATCTGTGTGCAGATGCCCCGGCACCATCATGGGAGGAGCTGGAAAGTGTGATGCTGGCTGTGAAGTTGGTGGTTCATGGACTAGTGGAATTCATACAGAACTTCAGCAAAAAGAGCCACGATGCTCCCCAG CCTCAGGCCAACAGCAAGTACAAGACCAGCATGTGCCGAGACCTTCGTCAGCAGGGAGGCTGTCCCAGAGGAACCAACTgtacatttgcacacacacaggatgaacTGGAGAA ATTTAGACTGAGAAACAAGAAGAGCAGCAGCGTAGGCCGCGCATTCCCATTAGCACCTGGGGTTATGGGTAAAACCTTCACCATGGAGGGCAGCATCCACTCAGATGTGTCTGCAGGCATGGGGCAGGGGCTCAAAGGCACAGGGGAGAACACAGACTCCCTGACAGAGGGAATGCCCGGCCTGACTCACCCCCAACTGATCTCCAGAGGAGCTGACATGATGGAGGAAATGAATAGAGCAGTGCCAAATGGATCCAATGATGCTAAAGGGTCCAACGGGCTATCTACCAGGAACTCATCAGGGTCCACTGAACA GAAGACCATCTCACCTCCCAGGACTCCAGTCAGCCACTCCTCAGCATCGTCTCCCTTGACAACAGTTGGGCGGGGTGATGGTGGCACTCTTATGCCCAAACATGGTCAGTTCATGCTGCGTGCACCACATCCTTCTCAGGCATCAGAGCTATACTATCAGGAGCCCCACTCTGCATACGAGTCACCCCATTATCAACCAACCT GTTCCTACTACCAATCtactcttcatcctcctcacaAACCCTGCATGGCTCGCTTTCTTCGATCCACCAACGTCCCAGAATCCTCTCTGCCACCCTCGATTGGCCCTCCATCATCTTCCTACCCCAGTGACCCTCAAGCGCCACACccaccttcctcctcttcttcagtgTACCCGCCACACCCACCTAGAGATCGGATGGGACCTACTGCCTTCCATCACCACCCGGGGCAGCCTCAGTATGGGCCTTTGGCTCCTGCTCATGGTGTTTATGCTCCCCTCTATGACAGCAGGAGAGTATGGAGGCCTCAG CTGTACCACAGAGAGGATGCCAGGAGTAACTCACTCCCTCCAGAGGTACTGCATTCCTCTGTCTACCAGCCTCCACTCAGGGAGAGATTCAACTCTCTAGACAGCAACTACTGCTCCGGAGCTGAACACCGCGCAGGGCTACACAGG GATTATGGCCGTGTTCCTCTCGGCTACGAGGATCTGTTCAGAAGGAAGCAGGAACAGTGGgctcatcatcaccaccatcacaACGCCAACAGGCCCTCCCAGTCCTCCCCCATCTTCACCATCGATTTTGGAACTGAG CGTGTGGAGGGCAGTGGAGGCCAGTGTGTGGGGTGCAGGTTCAGAGGCGAGGAAAGTTTAGCGCACTACTCTCCGTGGTCCTGTGGTACCATTGGCCCCTGCCTCGGCTCCTTTGAGCCTGAAACGCTCGCACACACCTCGGCTCACTCCTGCTCAGAACACTCG GAGTCGGACAGTAATGAAGCTGGAGGTGGTGTCGGAGGTGGAGGCGGTGGCAGTAGTAGTGGTGTCGGGAAGCGATGGCTGCAATCCTTGGATCACTACCGGCGCTTGAAAGACGAGGACCCGATCATTCCCTTTAGTGAGGGGCCCATTATCTCCAAGTGGGGTGCCATATCCAGGGCATCTCGCACAGGCTACCACACCACCGAACCTATCCAAGCCACGGCCTGCCAGGGCAGCGCCAACACCACACCCATCAACTTTAAAG aTTACAACCACCACTTAGATCACAGTGACTACAGGTGGAGCTCCAGAGGATCAGACTCTTCCAGCCACTCCAGTTTCTTAGAAAG TGAGCAACTTTGTGCATCAGAACTTCACTGCTGTCGAACCTCAATAAGCAGTGGAGAGAAAATCGTGTCTGATCTGCAAGTTTGTCAGACCGCCTACAGCCGGGATCGTGGCCAGGCCGAGAGCGAACCGGACCCAGATCGAGATATTGAGCTCGAACTGTGCGCTCTTGACTTGGAGGATTCAGACCCCCAGGACATCAAGTCTCCG GAGTCTTTAGACCTGGCCACCCCACAGTCTCAGGATGCTTCCCATCTCCGCCCACCACCCtgctcctctcccctcctctcttctcctgtgGAGGAGCAGCCCCAAACAGAGGGTTCTTCGACAGAAAAGATGGATGCTCACCTGCTTAAAAAGATGGCCTTCAG GAAGTCTCTGTCTCCTGGAGGGTTAGTCTCAGGAGGTCTGGGCGTCGGTAAGCTTGTGCTGCGGACTGGACCTCCTCGACTGGGGGACACTTCCACCCGGGCTTGTCCTAAAATGCCCGGGACAGAGATGCTACTCAATGGAAGCTAA
- the rc3h2 gene encoding roquin-2 isoform X1: protein MPVQAAQWTEFLSCPICYNEFDSSGHQPISLGCSHTVCKTCLHKLHRKACPFDQTPISTDIDLLPVNCALLQLVGAQVPDKQPVSLSSAAEVENYEVCKVCVEELALYLKPISGAKGVANLSPSVLSRPMQRKLVTLVNCQLVEEEGRVRAVRAGRSLGERTVTELILQHQNPQQLSANLWAAVRARGCQFLGPAMQEDALKLVLLALEDGSALSRKVLVLFVVQKLEARFPQASKTSIGHVVQLLYRASCFKVTKRDEDSSLMQLKEEFRTYEALRREHDAQIVHIAMEAGLRISPEQWSSLLYGDLVHKSHMQSIIDKLQSPESFAKSVQELTIVLQRTGDPANLTSLRPHLELLANIDHNPDSVIDLCADAPAPSWEELESVMLAVKLVVHGLVEFIQNFSKKSHDAPQPQANSKYKTSMCRDLRQQGGCPRGTNCTFAHTQDELEKFRLRNKKSSSVGRAFPLAPGVMGKTFTMEGSIHSDVSAGMGQGLKGTGENTDSLTEGMPGLTHPQLISRGADMMEEMNRAVPNGSNDAKGSNGLSTRNSSGSTEQKTISPPRTPVSHSSASSPLTTVGRGDGGTLMPKHGQFMLRAPHPSQASELYYQEPHSAYESPHYQPTSGSYYQSTLHPPHKPCMARFLRSTNVPESSLPPSIGPPSSSYPSDPQAPHPPSSSSSVYPPHPPRDRMGPTAFHHHPGQPQYGPLAPAHGVYAPLYDSRRVWRPQLYHREDARSNSLPPEVLHSSVYQPPLRERFNSLDSNYCSGAEHRAGLHRDYGRVPLGYEDLFRRKQEQWAHHHHHHNANRPSQSSPIFTIDFGTERVEGSGGQCVGCRFRGEESLAHYSPWSCGTIGPCLGSFEPETLAHTSAHSCSEHSESDSNEAGGGVGGGGGGSSSGVGKRWLQSLDHYRRLKDEDPIIPFSEGPIISKWGAISRASRTGYHTTEPIQATACQGSANTTPINFKDYNHHLDHSDYRWSSRGSDSSSHSSFLESEQLCASELHCCRTSISSGEKIVSDLQVCQTAYSRDRGQAESEPDPDRDIELELCALDLEDSDPQDIKSPESLDLATPQSQDASHLRPPPCSSPLLSSPVEEQPQTEGSSTEKMDAHLLKKMAFRKSLSPGGLVSGGLGVGKLVLRTGPPRLGDTSTRACPKMPGTEMLLNGS, encoded by the exons ATGCCAGTGCAGGCGGCCCAGTGGACAGAGTTCCTGTCCTGTCCCATCTGCTACAATGAGTTTGACAGCAGCGGCCACCAGCCCATCAGCCTGGGCTGCTCCCACACGGTGTGTAAGACCTGCCTACACAAACTGCACCGCAAGGCCTGCCCCTTTGATCAGACGCCAATCAGCACCGATATCGACCTGCTGCCAGTCAACTGTGCCCTGCTGCAGCTGGTTGGTGCTCAG GTCCCAGATAAGCAGCCGGTGAGCCTGAGCAGTGCAGCAGAAGTTGAGAACTACGAGGTGTGCAAGGTGTGCGTGGAAGAGCTGGCTCTCTACCTAAAACCTATCAGCGGAGCaaaag GTGTGGCGAATCTGAGTCCGAGCGTGCTCAGCCGGCCAATGCAGAGGAAGCTGGTGACCTTGGTGAACTGCCagctggtggaggaggagggccGTGTGCGGGCAGTGCGGGCAGGCCGGTCGCTGGGGGAACGAACCGTAACCGAGCTCATCCTGCAACACCAGAACCCCCAGCAGCTCTCTGCCAACCTCTGGGCAGCAGTGAGGGCACGGGGCTGCCAGTTCCTGGGACCTG CTATGCAAGAAGATGCTCTGAAGCTAGTTTTACTGGCTCTGGAGGACGGCTCAGCTTTATCCAGGAAGGTGTTGGTATTGTTTGTAGTCCAAAAACTTGAGGCTCGGTTCCCCCAGGCCTCCAAAACCAGCATAGGGCACGTGGTGCAGCTTCTCTACAGGGCTTCCTGCTTCAAG GTGACTAAGCGTGATGAAGACTCCTCACTGATGCAGCTGAAAGAAGAGTTTCGAACATACGAGGCTCTCCGGAGAGAACATGACGCACAGATCGTCCACATCGCCATGGAGGCGGGCCTACGAATTTCACCTGAGCAGTGGTCTTCTCTGCTGTACGGAGATCTGGTCCACAAGTCACATATGCAGTCCATTATTGACAAG TTGCAGTCTCCAGAGTCGTTTGCAAAGAGCGTTCAGGAGCTGACGATTGTTTTGCAGAGGACGGGAGACCCAGCCAACCTTACCAGCCTTAGACCACACCTAGAGCTACTAGCCAACATAGACCACAACCCAG ACTCTGTTATTGATCTGTGTGCAGATGCCCCGGCACCATCATGGGAGGAGCTGGAAAGTGTGATGCTGGCTGTGAAGTTGGTGGTTCATGGACTAGTGGAATTCATACAGAACTTCAGCAAAAAGAGCCACGATGCTCCCCAG CCTCAGGCCAACAGCAAGTACAAGACCAGCATGTGCCGAGACCTTCGTCAGCAGGGAGGCTGTCCCAGAGGAACCAACTgtacatttgcacacacacaggatgaacTGGAGAA ATTTAGACTGAGAAACAAGAAGAGCAGCAGCGTAGGCCGCGCATTCCCATTAGCACCTGGGGTTATGGGTAAAACCTTCACCATGGAGGGCAGCATCCACTCAGATGTGTCTGCAGGCATGGGGCAGGGGCTCAAAGGCACAGGGGAGAACACAGACTCCCTGACAGAGGGAATGCCCGGCCTGACTCACCCCCAACTGATCTCCAGAGGAGCTGACATGATGGAGGAAATGAATAGAGCAGTGCCAAATGGATCCAATGATGCTAAAGGGTCCAACGGGCTATCTACCAGGAACTCATCAGGGTCCACTGAACA GAAGACCATCTCACCTCCCAGGACTCCAGTCAGCCACTCCTCAGCATCGTCTCCCTTGACAACAGTTGGGCGGGGTGATGGTGGCACTCTTATGCCCAAACATGGTCAGTTCATGCTGCGTGCACCACATCCTTCTCAGGCATCAGAGCTATACTATCAGGAGCCCCACTCTGCATACGAGTCACCCCATTATCAACCAACCT CAGGTTCCTACTACCAATCtactcttcatcctcctcacaAACCCTGCATGGCTCGCTTTCTTCGATCCACCAACGTCCCAGAATCCTCTCTGCCACCCTCGATTGGCCCTCCATCATCTTCCTACCCCAGTGACCCTCAAGCGCCACACccaccttcctcctcttcttcagtgTACCCGCCACACCCACCTAGAGATCGGATGGGACCTACTGCCTTCCATCACCACCCGGGGCAGCCTCAGTATGGGCCTTTGGCTCCTGCTCATGGTGTTTATGCTCCCCTCTATGACAGCAGGAGAGTATGGAGGCCTCAG CTGTACCACAGAGAGGATGCCAGGAGTAACTCACTCCCTCCAGAGGTACTGCATTCCTCTGTCTACCAGCCTCCACTCAGGGAGAGATTCAACTCTCTAGACAGCAACTACTGCTCCGGAGCTGAACACCGCGCAGGGCTACACAGG GATTATGGCCGTGTTCCTCTCGGCTACGAGGATCTGTTCAGAAGGAAGCAGGAACAGTGGgctcatcatcaccaccatcacaACGCCAACAGGCCCTCCCAGTCCTCCCCCATCTTCACCATCGATTTTGGAACTGAG CGTGTGGAGGGCAGTGGAGGCCAGTGTGTGGGGTGCAGGTTCAGAGGCGAGGAAAGTTTAGCGCACTACTCTCCGTGGTCCTGTGGTACCATTGGCCCCTGCCTCGGCTCCTTTGAGCCTGAAACGCTCGCACACACCTCGGCTCACTCCTGCTCAGAACACTCG GAGTCGGACAGTAATGAAGCTGGAGGTGGTGTCGGAGGTGGAGGCGGTGGCAGTAGTAGTGGTGTCGGGAAGCGATGGCTGCAATCCTTGGATCACTACCGGCGCTTGAAAGACGAGGACCCGATCATTCCCTTTAGTGAGGGGCCCATTATCTCCAAGTGGGGTGCCATATCCAGGGCATCTCGCACAGGCTACCACACCACCGAACCTATCCAAGCCACGGCCTGCCAGGGCAGCGCCAACACCACACCCATCAACTTTAAAG aTTACAACCACCACTTAGATCACAGTGACTACAGGTGGAGCTCCAGAGGATCAGACTCTTCCAGCCACTCCAGTTTCTTAGAAAG TGAGCAACTTTGTGCATCAGAACTTCACTGCTGTCGAACCTCAATAAGCAGTGGAGAGAAAATCGTGTCTGATCTGCAAGTTTGTCAGACCGCCTACAGCCGGGATCGTGGCCAGGCCGAGAGCGAACCGGACCCAGATCGAGATATTGAGCTCGAACTGTGCGCTCTTGACTTGGAGGATTCAGACCCCCAGGACATCAAGTCTCCG GAGTCTTTAGACCTGGCCACCCCACAGTCTCAGGATGCTTCCCATCTCCGCCCACCACCCtgctcctctcccctcctctcttctcctgtgGAGGAGCAGCCCCAAACAGAGGGTTCTTCGACAGAAAAGATGGATGCTCACCTGCTTAAAAAGATGGCCTTCAG GAAGTCTCTGTCTCCTGGAGGGTTAGTCTCAGGAGGTCTGGGCGTCGGTAAGCTTGTGCTGCGGACTGGACCTCCTCGACTGGGGGACACTTCCACCCGGGCTTGTCCTAAAATGCCCGGGACAGAGATGCTACTCAATGGAAGCTAA
- the rc3h2 gene encoding roquin-2 isoform X3: MPVQAAQWTEFLSCPICYNEFDSSGHQPISLGCSHTVCKTCLHKLHRKACPFDQTPISTDIDLLPVNCALLQLVGAQVPDKQPVSLSSAAEVENYEVCKVCVEELALYLKPISGAKGVANLSPSVLSRPMQRKLVTLVNCQLVEEEGRVRAVRAGRSLGERTVTELILQHQNPQQLSANLWAAVRARGCQFLGPAMQEDALKLVLLALEDGSALSRKVLVLFVVQKLEARFPQASKTSIGHVVQLLYRASCFKVTKRDEDSSLMQLKEEFRTYEALRREHDAQIVHIAMEAGLRISPEQWSSLLYGDLVHKSHMQSIIDKLQSPESFAKSVQELTIVLQRTGDPANLTSLRPHLELLANIDHNPDAPAPSWEELESVMLAVKLVVHGLVEFIQNFSKKSHDAPQPQANSKYKTSMCRDLRQQGGCPRGTNCTFAHTQDELEKFRLRNKKSSSVGRAFPLAPGVMGKTFTMEGSIHSDVSAGMGQGLKGTGENTDSLTEGMPGLTHPQLISRGADMMEEMNRAVPNGSNDAKGSNGLSTRNSSGSTEQKTISPPRTPVSHSSASSPLTTVGRGDGGTLMPKHGQFMLRAPHPSQASELYYQEPHSAYESPHYQPTSGSYYQSTLHPPHKPCMARFLRSTNVPESSLPPSIGPPSSSYPSDPQAPHPPSSSSSVYPPHPPRDRMGPTAFHHHPGQPQYGPLAPAHGVYAPLYDSRRVWRPQLYHREDARSNSLPPEVLHSSVYQPPLRERFNSLDSNYCSGAEHRAGLHRDYGRVPLGYEDLFRRKQEQWAHHHHHHNANRPSQSSPIFTIDFGTERVEGSGGQCVGCRFRGEESLAHYSPWSCGTIGPCLGSFEPETLAHTSAHSCSEHSESDSNEAGGGVGGGGGGSSSGVGKRWLQSLDHYRRLKDEDPIIPFSEGPIISKWGAISRASRTGYHTTEPIQATACQGSANTTPINFKDYNHHLDHSDYRWSSRGSDSSSHSSFLESEQLCASELHCCRTSISSGEKIVSDLQVCQTAYSRDRGQAESEPDPDRDIELELCALDLEDSDPQDIKSPESLDLATPQSQDASHLRPPPCSSPLLSSPVEEQPQTEGSSTEKMDAHLLKKMAFRKSLSPGGLVSGGLGVGKLVLRTGPPRLGDTSTRACPKMPGTEMLLNGS, from the exons ATGCCAGTGCAGGCGGCCCAGTGGACAGAGTTCCTGTCCTGTCCCATCTGCTACAATGAGTTTGACAGCAGCGGCCACCAGCCCATCAGCCTGGGCTGCTCCCACACGGTGTGTAAGACCTGCCTACACAAACTGCACCGCAAGGCCTGCCCCTTTGATCAGACGCCAATCAGCACCGATATCGACCTGCTGCCAGTCAACTGTGCCCTGCTGCAGCTGGTTGGTGCTCAG GTCCCAGATAAGCAGCCGGTGAGCCTGAGCAGTGCAGCAGAAGTTGAGAACTACGAGGTGTGCAAGGTGTGCGTGGAAGAGCTGGCTCTCTACCTAAAACCTATCAGCGGAGCaaaag GTGTGGCGAATCTGAGTCCGAGCGTGCTCAGCCGGCCAATGCAGAGGAAGCTGGTGACCTTGGTGAACTGCCagctggtggaggaggagggccGTGTGCGGGCAGTGCGGGCAGGCCGGTCGCTGGGGGAACGAACCGTAACCGAGCTCATCCTGCAACACCAGAACCCCCAGCAGCTCTCTGCCAACCTCTGGGCAGCAGTGAGGGCACGGGGCTGCCAGTTCCTGGGACCTG CTATGCAAGAAGATGCTCTGAAGCTAGTTTTACTGGCTCTGGAGGACGGCTCAGCTTTATCCAGGAAGGTGTTGGTATTGTTTGTAGTCCAAAAACTTGAGGCTCGGTTCCCCCAGGCCTCCAAAACCAGCATAGGGCACGTGGTGCAGCTTCTCTACAGGGCTTCCTGCTTCAAG GTGACTAAGCGTGATGAAGACTCCTCACTGATGCAGCTGAAAGAAGAGTTTCGAACATACGAGGCTCTCCGGAGAGAACATGACGCACAGATCGTCCACATCGCCATGGAGGCGGGCCTACGAATTTCACCTGAGCAGTGGTCTTCTCTGCTGTACGGAGATCTGGTCCACAAGTCACATATGCAGTCCATTATTGACAAG TTGCAGTCTCCAGAGTCGTTTGCAAAGAGCGTTCAGGAGCTGACGATTGTTTTGCAGAGGACGGGAGACCCAGCCAACCTTACCAGCCTTAGACCACACCTAGAGCTACTAGCCAACATAGACCACAACCCAG ATGCCCCGGCACCATCATGGGAGGAGCTGGAAAGTGTGATGCTGGCTGTGAAGTTGGTGGTTCATGGACTAGTGGAATTCATACAGAACTTCAGCAAAAAGAGCCACGATGCTCCCCAG CCTCAGGCCAACAGCAAGTACAAGACCAGCATGTGCCGAGACCTTCGTCAGCAGGGAGGCTGTCCCAGAGGAACCAACTgtacatttgcacacacacaggatgaacTGGAGAA ATTTAGACTGAGAAACAAGAAGAGCAGCAGCGTAGGCCGCGCATTCCCATTAGCACCTGGGGTTATGGGTAAAACCTTCACCATGGAGGGCAGCATCCACTCAGATGTGTCTGCAGGCATGGGGCAGGGGCTCAAAGGCACAGGGGAGAACACAGACTCCCTGACAGAGGGAATGCCCGGCCTGACTCACCCCCAACTGATCTCCAGAGGAGCTGACATGATGGAGGAAATGAATAGAGCAGTGCCAAATGGATCCAATGATGCTAAAGGGTCCAACGGGCTATCTACCAGGAACTCATCAGGGTCCACTGAACA GAAGACCATCTCACCTCCCAGGACTCCAGTCAGCCACTCCTCAGCATCGTCTCCCTTGACAACAGTTGGGCGGGGTGATGGTGGCACTCTTATGCCCAAACATGGTCAGTTCATGCTGCGTGCACCACATCCTTCTCAGGCATCAGAGCTATACTATCAGGAGCCCCACTCTGCATACGAGTCACCCCATTATCAACCAACCT CAGGTTCCTACTACCAATCtactcttcatcctcctcacaAACCCTGCATGGCTCGCTTTCTTCGATCCACCAACGTCCCAGAATCCTCTCTGCCACCCTCGATTGGCCCTCCATCATCTTCCTACCCCAGTGACCCTCAAGCGCCACACccaccttcctcctcttcttcagtgTACCCGCCACACCCACCTAGAGATCGGATGGGACCTACTGCCTTCCATCACCACCCGGGGCAGCCTCAGTATGGGCCTTTGGCTCCTGCTCATGGTGTTTATGCTCCCCTCTATGACAGCAGGAGAGTATGGAGGCCTCAG CTGTACCACAGAGAGGATGCCAGGAGTAACTCACTCCCTCCAGAGGTACTGCATTCCTCTGTCTACCAGCCTCCACTCAGGGAGAGATTCAACTCTCTAGACAGCAACTACTGCTCCGGAGCTGAACACCGCGCAGGGCTACACAGG GATTATGGCCGTGTTCCTCTCGGCTACGAGGATCTGTTCAGAAGGAAGCAGGAACAGTGGgctcatcatcaccaccatcacaACGCCAACAGGCCCTCCCAGTCCTCCCCCATCTTCACCATCGATTTTGGAACTGAG CGTGTGGAGGGCAGTGGAGGCCAGTGTGTGGGGTGCAGGTTCAGAGGCGAGGAAAGTTTAGCGCACTACTCTCCGTGGTCCTGTGGTACCATTGGCCCCTGCCTCGGCTCCTTTGAGCCTGAAACGCTCGCACACACCTCGGCTCACTCCTGCTCAGAACACTCG GAGTCGGACAGTAATGAAGCTGGAGGTGGTGTCGGAGGTGGAGGCGGTGGCAGTAGTAGTGGTGTCGGGAAGCGATGGCTGCAATCCTTGGATCACTACCGGCGCTTGAAAGACGAGGACCCGATCATTCCCTTTAGTGAGGGGCCCATTATCTCCAAGTGGGGTGCCATATCCAGGGCATCTCGCACAGGCTACCACACCACCGAACCTATCCAAGCCACGGCCTGCCAGGGCAGCGCCAACACCACACCCATCAACTTTAAAG aTTACAACCACCACTTAGATCACAGTGACTACAGGTGGAGCTCCAGAGGATCAGACTCTTCCAGCCACTCCAGTTTCTTAGAAAG TGAGCAACTTTGTGCATCAGAACTTCACTGCTGTCGAACCTCAATAAGCAGTGGAGAGAAAATCGTGTCTGATCTGCAAGTTTGTCAGACCGCCTACAGCCGGGATCGTGGCCAGGCCGAGAGCGAACCGGACCCAGATCGAGATATTGAGCTCGAACTGTGCGCTCTTGACTTGGAGGATTCAGACCCCCAGGACATCAAGTCTCCG GAGTCTTTAGACCTGGCCACCCCACAGTCTCAGGATGCTTCCCATCTCCGCCCACCACCCtgctcctctcccctcctctcttctcctgtgGAGGAGCAGCCCCAAACAGAGGGTTCTTCGACAGAAAAGATGGATGCTCACCTGCTTAAAAAGATGGCCTTCAG GAAGTCTCTGTCTCCTGGAGGGTTAGTCTCAGGAGGTCTGGGCGTCGGTAAGCTTGTGCTGCGGACTGGACCTCCTCGACTGGGGGACACTTCCACCCGGGCTTGTCCTAAAATGCCCGGGACAGAGATGCTACTCAATGGAAGCTAA